In Ochrobactrum sp. Marseille-Q0166, a single genomic region encodes these proteins:
- the murD gene encoding UDP-N-acetylmuramoyl-L-alanine--D-glutamate ligase yields MIPITALKDKTVALFGLGGSGIATAKAIVAGGAKIIAWDDNPDSVARAQSAGIATGDLRQADWSQFAAFVLSPGVPLTHPKPHWSVDLAHASGVEIIGDVELFVRERNHIAPDCPFIAITGTNGKSTTTALIAHIIKASGRDMQLGGNIGTAILTLEAPAPDRFYVVECSSYQIDLAPSLNPTAGILLNLTPDHLDRHGSMENYAAIKERLVAKSGVAIVGVDDEFCASIGDRLESTGVKVERISKDRRLENGAFAEGAQLYSAKNGNVEELASLDGIGSLRGAHNAQNALAAILACVSVGLSIEEIRAGLKSFPGLAHRMEQVGHRGKVLFVNDSKATNAEATAPALSSFANHIYWIAGGVPKAGGISALSEFFPRITKAYLIGEAAAQFAATLGDAVTFEISDTLAVAVEHAARDAGNDAAAEPVVLLSPACASFDQFQNFEKRGDAFRNAVLALPGIEPIGGKS; encoded by the coding sequence ATGATCCCGATCACCGCCCTTAAAGATAAGACTGTAGCCCTCTTCGGATTGGGCGGGTCGGGCATCGCTACCGCCAAAGCTATCGTTGCCGGTGGAGCGAAGATCATTGCCTGGGATGATAATCCCGACAGTGTTGCCCGCGCACAGAGCGCGGGTATAGCAACTGGCGATTTGAGGCAGGCGGACTGGTCACAGTTCGCTGCCTTTGTGCTTTCGCCCGGCGTGCCGCTAACGCATCCCAAGCCACACTGGAGCGTTGATCTCGCGCACGCGAGCGGTGTCGAGATTATCGGCGACGTCGAGCTTTTTGTGCGTGAACGCAATCATATTGCACCGGATTGCCCATTTATCGCGATCACCGGCACCAACGGCAAATCCACAACGACCGCGCTGATTGCGCATATCATCAAGGCTTCGGGCCGTGACATGCAGCTCGGCGGTAATATCGGCACTGCGATCCTCACATTGGAAGCGCCCGCACCAGACCGTTTTTATGTGGTCGAGTGCTCGTCTTACCAGATTGATCTGGCGCCTTCGCTTAATCCTACGGCTGGTATCCTTCTCAATCTTACGCCTGATCATCTTGATCGCCACGGTTCCATGGAAAACTATGCCGCCATTAAAGAGCGGCTGGTTGCGAAAAGCGGCGTTGCAATCGTTGGTGTTGACGATGAATTTTGCGCAAGTATTGGAGATCGCCTTGAAAGTACGGGCGTTAAAGTCGAACGTATTTCCAAGGACAGGCGCCTTGAGAACGGTGCTTTCGCGGAAGGTGCACAGCTTTACTCTGCAAAGAATGGCAATGTTGAAGAACTAGCATCACTCGACGGCATTGGTTCCTTGCGCGGCGCGCATAATGCGCAGAACGCTTTGGCGGCAATCTTAGCCTGTGTATCAGTTGGCCTTTCGATTGAAGAAATTCGCGCAGGCCTCAAAAGCTTTCCCGGTCTTGCACATCGCATGGAACAGGTGGGGCATCGCGGCAAGGTGCTGTTCGTTAATGATTCCAAAGCGACCAATGCTGAAGCAACTGCGCCTGCACTGTCGTCTTTCGCCAACCACATTTACTGGATCGCTGGCGGCGTGCCCAAGGCTGGCGGTATCAGTGCTTTGTCAGAGTTCTTCCCGCGCATTACCAAAGCCTATCTGATTGGTGAAGCTGCGGCGCAATTTGCTGCGACGCTGGGTGATGCTGTGACATTCGAGATTTCCGACACGCTGGCTGTCGCAGTTGAACATGCTGCACGTGATGCAGGCAATGACGCAGCAGCAGAACCGGTGGTTCTGCTTTCGCCAGCCTGTGCGAGTTTTGACCAGTTCCAGAATTTTGAAAAACGCGGCGATGCATTCCGTAACGCCGTGCTTGCGCTCCCGGGTATTGAGCCAATCGGAGGGAAAAGCTGA
- the ftsW gene encoding putative lipid II flippase FtsW codes for MVSRVDRGAVANWWWTIDRYFLAACLALMGLGVLLSFAASPAVAQRIGLDSFHFVERQTFFMIPAVAVMIGVSFLSPRQIRRFALILLCASLFLMAAALFIGIEIKGARRWVSLAGVSIQPSEFMKPAFVVICAWLFSERERGGQMPGYFLAMALFCVTAGLLMLQPDFGQTMLTTGTWGAMFFLAGLPMFWILCLGGIAVVGAFGAYMTLDHVAGRVNRFLTGEGDTFQVDAGREAILRGGWFGQGPGEGTVKRIIPDSHTDFIFSVAAEEYGIILCMIIMALFAFIVIRGLSIALRERDAFTRLAVSGIVILFGFQSIINMAVNLHLMPAKGMTLPFISYGGSSLVAIAITMGILLALTRRRPEARMTHTVGMGERIPVL; via the coding sequence ATGGTAAGTCGCGTTGACCGTGGTGCTGTCGCCAATTGGTGGTGGACAATCGACCGTTACTTTCTGGCTGCATGTCTGGCCCTGATGGGGCTTGGGGTGTTGTTGTCCTTTGCGGCGAGCCCCGCGGTTGCGCAGCGCATTGGCCTTGACAGCTTTCATTTTGTGGAACGCCAGACCTTTTTTATGATCCCGGCTGTTGCCGTGATGATCGGTGTTTCGTTCCTATCACCACGCCAGATCAGGCGCTTTGCCCTGATTCTGCTTTGCGCCTCCCTGTTTCTTATGGCGGCAGCGCTTTTCATTGGTATCGAGATCAAGGGCGCACGCCGCTGGGTCAGCCTCGCAGGCGTCTCTATTCAGCCTTCCGAGTTCATGAAGCCGGCCTTTGTGGTCATCTGCGCATGGCTTTTCTCTGAGCGTGAGCGCGGTGGCCAGATGCCGGGTTATTTTCTGGCCATGGCACTGTTCTGCGTTACTGCAGGATTGCTGATGTTGCAGCCGGACTTCGGTCAGACCATGCTGACAACCGGCACATGGGGCGCGATGTTCTTCCTTGCTGGCCTGCCGATGTTCTGGATTTTGTGCCTCGGCGGTATCGCGGTTGTGGGTGCGTTCGGTGCCTATATGACACTTGATCACGTTGCGGGCCGTGTGAACCGCTTTTTGACCGGCGAGGGCGATACATTCCAGGTGGATGCGGGGCGTGAAGCAATTCTGCGCGGAGGCTGGTTTGGTCAAGGTCCGGGCGAAGGCACTGTCAAGCGTATCATCCCCGACAGCCATACCGACTTTATCTTTTCCGTCGCCGCCGAAGAATATGGCATCATTCTTTGCATGATCATCATGGCGCTGTTCGCTTTTATCGTCATTCGTGGACTTTCGATTGCGCTGCGTGAGCGTGATGCTTTCACGCGTCTGGCTGTTTCCGGCATCGTTATCCTGTTTGGCTTCCAGTCAATCATCAACATGGCGGTTAATCTGCATCTGATGCCTGCCAAGGGTATGACCTTGCCGTTTATTTCCTATGGGGGATCTTCGCTCGTTGCTATTGCGATCACCATGGGCATTCTGCTGGCACTGACCCGCCGTCGCCCCGAAGCGCGCATGACGCATACGGTTGGCATGGGCGAGCGCATTCCAGTTTTGTGA
- the murG gene encoding undecaprenyldiphospho-muramoylpentapeptide beta-N-acetylglucosaminyltransferase — translation MGKGVIVLAAGGTGGHLFPAEALAHELKSRGWDVHLATDARAQRFAGAFAEDHVHVIRSATIAGRNPVALARTLWSLWQGNLDSRKLFRRLKPKLVAGFGGYPTLPPLYAASNMGIPTLVHEQNAVMGRANKGLAGRVKAIAGGFLPETSGAYADKIITTGNPVRPPVLAAANTSYKPAKEGQRFRLLVFGGSQGAQFFSNAIPEAIALLPENERARLLITQQARKEDEAAVRAAYQKLKIPADVAPFFNDMPARIADAHFVISRSGASTVSEIAAIGRPAMLVPFPHALDHDQAANAAALAAAGGCDVVRQAELTPERLASIILAAINEPERLEQQAKAAKSVGKPDAAQLLADFAEAIAAGKSVQELKEGTRP, via the coding sequence ATGGGCAAAGGCGTAATCGTATTGGCCGCCGGGGGTACGGGTGGCCATCTGTTTCCAGCCGAGGCGCTGGCACATGAACTGAAGTCTCGTGGCTGGGATGTGCATTTGGCAACCGATGCACGCGCACAGCGTTTTGCTGGTGCGTTTGCAGAAGACCATGTGCATGTGATCCGCTCCGCGACCATTGCCGGGCGCAATCCGGTTGCGCTGGCGCGTACTTTGTGGTCGCTCTGGCAGGGCAATCTCGACAGCCGCAAACTGTTTCGTCGCTTGAAGCCGAAGCTCGTCGCCGGTTTTGGCGGCTATCCAACGCTACCGCCACTTTATGCTGCGAGCAATATGGGCATTCCCACACTGGTACATGAGCAAAACGCTGTCATGGGGCGCGCCAATAAGGGGCTGGCCGGTCGTGTAAAAGCGATTGCTGGTGGTTTCCTTCCAGAGACAAGCGGTGCTTACGCCGACAAGATCATTACAACGGGCAATCCGGTACGCCCGCCTGTGCTTGCAGCTGCCAACACGTCGTATAAACCAGCCAAAGAGGGGCAGCGTTTTCGCCTTCTGGTATTTGGTGGCAGTCAGGGCGCGCAGTTTTTCTCAAATGCGATCCCAGAAGCGATTGCGCTTTTGCCTGAGAACGAACGCGCAAGGCTGCTGATTACACAGCAGGCGCGTAAAGAGGATGAAGCTGCCGTGCGTGCCGCATATCAGAAGCTCAAGATCCCAGCGGATGTCGCACCGTTCTTTAACGATATGCCAGCCCGTATTGCCGACGCCCATTTTGTGATTTCGCGTTCCGGTGCTTCGACTGTTTCGGAAATTGCGGCAATTGGCCGTCCCGCCATGCTGGTTCCATTCCCACATGCGCTTGATCATGATCAGGCAGCGAATGCGGCGGCCCTTGCTGCAGCAGGGGGCTGCGATGTGGTTCGGCAGGCTGAACTCACGCCAGAACGTCTGGCCAGCATCATTCTTGCCGCGATCAATGAACCAGAAAGGCTTGAGCAACAGGCAAAAGCCGCGAAAAGCGTTGGCAAGCCTGATGCCGCGCAGTTGCTTGCCGATTTTGCAGAGGCTATTGCAGCAGGAAAATCAGTTCAGGAATTGAAAGAAGGAACTCGGCCATGA
- the murC gene encoding UDP-N-acetylmuramate--L-alanine ligase — translation MKMPLNIGLVHFIGIGGIGMSGIAEVLHNLGYKVQGSDQSDSANVQRLREKGIEVFVGHKAENLGDAEVIVVSTAIKKTNPELAAAREKLLPIVRRAEMLAELMRFRRAVAIGGTHGKTTTTSMVAALLDAGHLDPTVINGGIINAYGTNARMGDGDWMVVEADESDGTFLKLPADIAVVTNIDPEHLDHYGNFDNVRAAFAQFVENVPFYGFGVMCLDHPEVQALVSRIEDRRIITYGQNPQADVRFVNHRMDGAASLFDVLIRSRKGETVEIKDLRLPMPGMHNVSNATAAIAVANELGISADDIRRGLGAFGGVKRRFTHTGSWNGVEIFDDYGHHPVEIRAVLKAAREATQGRVIGIVQPHRYTRLHSLFDEFAACFNDADTVIVTPVYTAGEDPIDGVNSEALVSRIKTAGHRDARYATGPEALAPLVASIAEPGDFVVCLGAGNITQWAYALPKELAEQGAK, via the coding sequence ATGAAGATGCCGCTCAATATCGGGCTTGTCCATTTTATCGGGATTGGCGGCATTGGCATGAGCGGTATCGCGGAAGTGCTGCACAATCTTGGCTATAAGGTTCAGGGTTCCGATCAGTCGGACAGCGCCAATGTGCAGCGTCTGCGCGAGAAGGGCATTGAGGTTTTCGTCGGTCACAAGGCCGAGAACCTTGGCGACGCCGAAGTCATCGTCGTTTCAACCGCCATCAAGAAGACTAACCCGGAATTGGCTGCCGCTCGCGAAAAGCTTTTGCCGATTGTTCGTCGTGCTGAGATGTTGGCCGAGCTGATGCGCTTTCGTCGTGCGGTTGCCATTGGCGGCACGCATGGCAAAACCACGACCACATCAATGGTTGCGGCTCTGCTTGATGCAGGTCATCTCGACCCCACCGTCATCAATGGCGGGATTATCAATGCTTATGGCACCAATGCCCGTATGGGTGACGGTGACTGGATGGTCGTTGAAGCCGATGAGAGCGACGGTACCTTCCTGAAATTGCCAGCCGATATTGCGGTTGTTACCAACATCGATCCGGAACATCTGGATCACTACGGCAATTTCGACAATGTACGCGCAGCTTTTGCGCAGTTTGTCGAGAACGTGCCGTTCTATGGTTTTGGCGTGATGTGTCTGGACCATCCTGAAGTACAGGCTCTGGTAAGCCGTATCGAAGATCGTCGCATCATCACCTATGGTCAGAACCCGCAGGCCGATGTCCGCTTCGTTAATCATCGCATGGATGGTGCTGCGAGCCTGTTTGACGTGCTCATTCGCTCCCGCAAGGGCGAAACGGTTGAGATCAAGGATCTTCGCTTGCCAATGCCTGGCATGCACAATGTTTCGAATGCAACGGCAGCGATTGCAGTCGCAAACGAACTCGGTATTTCAGCCGACGATATTCGTCGTGGTTTGGGTGCGTTCGGTGGCGTCAAGCGTCGCTTCACTCATACCGGCTCCTGGAATGGCGTCGAAATTTTCGATGACTATGGCCATCATCCGGTCGAAATCCGCGCTGTTCTGAAAGCTGCGCGCGAAGCAACCCAGGGTCGAGTGATCGGTATTGTTCAGCCGCATCGCTATACGCGTCTGCATAGCCTGTTTGATGAATTTGCAGCGTGTTTTAACGATGCTGATACGGTTATAGTTACGCCAGTCTACACAGCTGGTGAAGACCCGATTGACGGCGTGAACTCGGAAGCGCTTGTTTCACGCATCAAGACTGCAGGTCATCGCGATGCACGTTATGCTACTGGTCCTGAAGCACTGGCGCCGTTGGTGGCATCTATTGCAGAGCCCGGTGATTTCGTGGTTTGCCTCGGTGCAGGCAATATCACGCAGTGGGCTTATGCGTTGCCGAAAGAACTGGCTGAGCAGGGTGCAAAGTGA
- the murB gene encoding UDP-N-acetylmuramate dehydrogenase — MESGEALLKKLDGRLSGLRGRMMPDTGMDKITWFRAGGPAQVLFQPADEEDLSAFLKAVPEEIPLLVVGIGSNLLVRDGGIPGFVVRLSAKGFGEVERVSETRLRAGTATPDKRVAAAALEAGLAGFHFYHGIPGGIGGALRMNAGANGVETRERVVEVRALDRKGDMHILSNADMGYAYRHSSASPDLIFTSALFEGIPGDREEIRKAMDEVQNHRETVQPVREKTGGSTFKNPEGTSAWKEIDKAGCRGLRVGGAQMSEMHCNFMINTGNATGHDLETLGETVRAKVYENSGIRLHWEIKRLGLFREGEEVKEFLQKV, encoded by the coding sequence ATGGAAAGCGGCGAAGCGCTTCTCAAGAAGCTTGATGGCAGGCTTTCCGGTCTTCGCGGCCGCATGATGCCGGATACTGGCATGGACAAGATTACATGGTTCCGTGCCGGTGGCCCCGCTCAGGTTCTGTTCCAGCCTGCTGATGAGGAAGATTTGTCGGCATTCTTGAAAGCTGTGCCGGAAGAAATTCCTCTTCTGGTTGTAGGTATCGGCTCCAACCTTCTGGTTCGTGATGGCGGTATTCCGGGCTTTGTTGTCCGGCTGTCGGCCAAGGGCTTTGGCGAAGTTGAGCGTGTTTCGGAAACCCGGCTCAGAGCAGGGACTGCGACGCCGGACAAGCGTGTGGCTGCGGCAGCACTTGAGGCGGGTCTTGCTGGTTTTCACTTCTACCACGGTATCCCTGGCGGCATTGGTGGCGCGTTGCGGATGAATGCCGGTGCCAACGGTGTTGAAACGCGTGAGCGTGTTGTTGAAGTGCGTGCGCTTGATCGCAAAGGTGATATGCATATCCTGTCCAATGCGGATATGGGTTATGCCTATCGGCATTCCTCAGCGTCGCCTGATCTGATTTTCACCTCGGCTCTGTTCGAAGGTATTCCCGGTGACCGTGAAGAAATTCGCAAAGCCATGGACGAGGTGCAGAATCACCGCGAAACGGTCCAGCCTGTGCGCGAAAAAACCGGCGGCTCAACCTTCAAGAATCCTGAAGGCACATCTGCGTGGAAAGAAATCGACAAGGCTGGTTGCCGTGGTCTGCGTGTTGGTGGCGCACAGATGTCTGAGATGCATTGTAATTTCATGATCAATACCGGAAATGCGACCGGCCATGATCTTGAAACGCTCGGCGAAACTGTTCGCGCTAAAGTTTATGAGAATTCAGGTATTCGCCTTCATTGGGAGATCAAGCGGCTTGGCTTGTTCCGCGAAGGGGAAGAAGTGAAAGAATTCTTGCAAAAAGTCTAA
- a CDS encoding D-alanine--D-alanine ligase yields the protein MAGQKAGKHVAVLMGGFSSERPVSLSSGAACAQALEERGYRVTRIDVDRNVAQVLAELKPDVAFNALHGPFGEDGAIQGVLEYLQIPYTHSGVLASALAMDKDRAKKVAAAAGVAVAPSRLMNRFEIGNEHPMQPPYVVKPVREGSSFGVVIVQEDQTHPPQIISSSEWNYGADVLVEKYIAGRELTCAVIGDRAMDVCEIIPVGHQFYDFDSKYVPGASTHVCPAKILPNIYQKIQTMALTAHRAIGCRGVSRSDFRFDDRFSEEGEVIWLEVNTQPGMTPTSLVPDIAKAAGISFGELLSWMVEDASCLR from the coding sequence ATGGCTGGACAGAAGGCTGGAAAGCATGTTGCCGTTTTGATGGGTGGCTTCTCATCGGAGCGCCCGGTCAGTCTCTCGTCCGGTGCTGCCTGTGCGCAGGCCCTTGAAGAGCGCGGCTATCGCGTGACGCGCATCGATGTTGATCGCAATGTTGCGCAGGTTCTTGCTGAGCTGAAGCCTGATGTGGCGTTTAATGCATTGCATGGTCCGTTCGGCGAAGATGGTGCCATTCAGGGTGTGCTCGAATATCTCCAGATCCCGTATACCCATTCCGGTGTGCTGGCTTCAGCGCTTGCCATGGATAAGGATCGCGCCAAGAAGGTTGCGGCTGCTGCGGGTGTTGCTGTTGCGCCTTCGCGCCTGATGAACCGCTTTGAAATCGGTAACGAACATCCGATGCAGCCGCCTTATGTGGTGAAGCCGGTGCGTGAGGGGTCGAGCTTTGGCGTCGTTATCGTGCAGGAAGATCAGACCCATCCACCGCAAATCATCAGTTCGAGCGAATGGAATTATGGGGCAGATGTTCTTGTCGAAAAATACATTGCTGGTCGCGAGTTGACCTGTGCGGTTATCGGTGATCGCGCAATGGATGTGTGTGAGATCATTCCGGTGGGGCATCAGTTCTACGATTTTGATTCAAAATACGTGCCTGGTGCATCAACTCACGTCTGTCCGGCAAAAATTTTACCAAATATTTACCAAAAAATACAAACAATGGCCCTTACGGCGCATCGGGCAATCGGGTGTCGGGGCGTAAGCAGATCAGACTTCCGTTTCGATGACCGTTTTTCCGAAGAAGGCGAAGTTATCTGGCTGGAAGTTAACACTCAGCCAGGAATGACTCCTACATCGCTTGTACCTGATATCGCAAAGGCGGCAGGTATCTCTTTTGGTGAATTATTGAGTTGGATGGTGGAGGACGCGTCTTGTTTGCGTTGA
- a CDS encoding cell division protein FtsQ/DivIB, whose translation MFALNGRSHEYRRSSAVRDASGAAFVLPRFLRKPFRFAVRLFQGNINVPRYAGTIGMLGFLGATGVYGMVLGGHSENMVKATASTLGFAIEDVKVVGNNETSDIDILGQLELDGETSLVGLSAEAARQAIGKLPWVESVEVRKVYPGTLLVSLQERKAFAVWQNGQELSLIDSAGDTIVPFRPGRYNALPLVVGEGAEKRVKGFVDEVAAYPALAGKVRAYIRVADRRWDILLENGVRIMLPENDPMKALAEVEHLDSEKHLLSRDITAVDMRLDDRVTVQLTASGMEQREKFLADRKKELARTGKRV comes from the coding sequence TTGTTTGCGTTGAACGGCAGATCTCATGAATACAGGCGTTCGAGCGCGGTGCGGGATGCATCGGGTGCGGCCTTTGTTCTGCCGCGCTTTTTGCGCAAGCCGTTTCGCTTCGCCGTTCGTCTGTTTCAGGGCAATATCAACGTTCCGCGCTATGCTGGCACGATTGGTATGCTCGGCTTTCTCGGTGCAACCGGCGTTTACGGTATGGTTCTTGGTGGCCATTCAGAAAACATGGTCAAGGCGACTGCTTCGACGCTGGGGTTTGCAATTGAAGACGTGAAGGTCGTTGGTAACAACGAGACCTCCGATATTGATATTCTCGGCCAGCTTGAGCTGGATGGTGAAACATCGCTCGTTGGCTTAAGTGCTGAGGCTGCGCGTCAGGCTATCGGCAAGCTGCCTTGGGTTGAAAGCGTCGAAGTGCGCAAAGTTTATCCCGGTACACTGCTGGTTTCTCTCCAAGAGCGCAAGGCATTCGCCGTCTGGCAGAATGGACAGGAGCTTTCGCTGATTGATTCTGCGGGTGATACCATCGTCCCCTTCCGTCCAGGTCGTTACAACGCTCTCCCGCTCGTTGTGGGTGAGGGGGCTGAAAAGCGTGTTAAGGGCTTCGTGGATGAAGTTGCTGCATATCCTGCACTGGCTGGCAAGGTTCGCGCCTATATTCGCGTGGCTGACCGTCGCTGGGATATTCTGCTGGAAAATGGCGTTCGCATCATGCTGCCGGAAAATGATCCGATGAAGGCGCTTGCCGAAGTCGAGCATCTGGATAGCGAAAAGCATCTCCTGTCTCGCGATATCACTGCGGTTGATATGCGGCTTGATGACCGTGTTACGGTACAATTGACTGCGAGCGGTATGGAGCAGCGTGAAAAGTTTCTGGCTGATCGTAAAAAAGAACTAGCCCGCACGGGGAAGCGCGTATGA
- the ftsA gene encoding cell division protein FtsA yields MSILGGKGSSQAGNAGRKVRLLTVLDVGSSKVSCVIARLRPHEAGALLPGRTHRMEVLGIGHQRSRGVKSGVIIDLDAAEQSIRLAVDAAERMAGLTVDSLIVNISAGRLKSETFTASVNLGGHEVEQTDIRRVLAAGAKQALAAERHLVHSLPVGYTLDGERGIRDPLGMLGDSLGVDMHVLTADAAPLRNLELCVNRCHLSVEAIVATPYASGLAALVGDEAEMGAACIDMGGGTTTISVFSEGKFIHADAVAIGGTHVTMDVARGFSTRMEDAERLKVMFGSALPSAADDRDLISVPPIGDDERDVPNQYPRSVLTRIIRARVEETLELVRDRLNQSGLGHIVGKRVVLTGGASQLPGMPEAARRILARNVRIGRPLGIAGLPEAAKGAAFSATVGLLIYPQVAGIEERSVKAASSGLMTGTGGRIQRVSQWLRESF; encoded by the coding sequence ATGAGTATTCTTGGCGGAAAAGGTTCATCTCAAGCTGGAAATGCAGGGCGCAAGGTGCGCCTGCTGACAGTTCTGGATGTGGGTTCAAGCAAGGTTTCCTGCGTCATCGCACGTTTGCGTCCGCATGAAGCTGGCGCGCTTCTTCCGGGCCGTACGCACCGCATGGAGGTGTTGGGCATTGGCCACCAGCGTTCGCGTGGTGTGAAGTCCGGCGTCATCATCGATCTTGATGCTGCTGAACAGTCGATCCGTCTTGCGGTCGATGCTGCCGAGCGCATGGCCGGGCTGACGGTTGATAGTCTGATCGTTAATATTTCGGCAGGTCGTCTCAAGAGCGAAACCTTCACCGCAAGCGTCAATCTCGGCGGTCATGAGGTTGAACAGACAGATATTCGCCGCGTACTGGCGGCGGGCGCAAAGCAGGCACTTGCTGCTGAACGCCACCTCGTACATTCCCTGCCCGTTGGCTATACGCTTGACGGCGAGCGCGGTATTCGCGATCCGCTTGGCATGCTGGGTGACAGCCTTGGCGTCGACATGCATGTGTTGACCGCTGATGCCGCTCCGCTTCGCAATCTGGAACTTTGCGTCAATCGCTGCCATTTGTCGGTCGAAGCAATCGTTGCGACACCCTATGCGAGCGGGCTTGCTGCTCTCGTCGGTGATGAAGCTGAAATGGGTGCGGCCTGTATCGATATGGGCGGGGGCACGACCACGATTTCTGTCTTCTCAGAAGGCAAGTTTATTCACGCTGATGCTGTTGCCATCGGCGGCACACACGTCACGATGGATGTAGCGCGCGGCTTCTCAACCCGTATGGAAGATGCTGAACGCCTCAAGGTCATGTTTGGCTCGGCGCTGCCAAGTGCAGCTGACGACCGTGACCTCATTTCGGTCCCGCCAATTGGCGATGACGAGCGTGATGTTCCCAATCAATATCCGCGTTCAGTGCTGACGCGGATCATCCGTGCACGTGTGGAAGAGACATTAGAACTGGTTCGCGACAGGCTGAACCAGTCGGGCCTCGGACATATCGTTGGCAAGCGCGTTGTTCTGACAGGTGGCGCAAGTCAGCTGCCGGGAATGCCAGAAGCTGCCAGACGGATTCTTGCAAGAAATGTACGAATTGGGCGTCCTCTAGGAATAGCAGGACTGCCTGAGGCGGCGAAGGGGGCGGCTTTCTCCGCGACCGTTGGTCTTCTGATCTACCCTCAGGTGGCGGGTATTGAAGAGCGGTCCGTGAAAGCAGCGTCCTCCGGTCTTATGACTGGTACGGGCGGGCGAATTCAACGTGTCAGCCAATGGCTGAGAGAGAGTTTTTGA